The following coding sequences lie in one Pseudomonas svalbardensis genomic window:
- a CDS encoding IS110 family transposase, with the protein MKKHTSIDQSLSSADLSACTTVAVDLAKHVFQLAGEDALGKVHYEQRIKSREAFYEFLRQLPPHVVVLMETGPGAQAWARQLQDQGNLARILPAGLVAKHRSGPKNDRNDALAILRAGRDEKICAVPVKSVAALAMQALHRARQGYVRRRTAVSNQMRGLLLEHGIALAQGDVAISQRIPRILEDATQPVPAMLRELIDELLAEWRHLGERINVLTGRLEVAANADKTAKRLMTVRGIGPITATALVAKETKPERFPNARMFAAYFGMVPDQHSSGKTIQLGDMTKRGDSYLRSLMIQGAHAVLQQLRPDSQQPDDRRLLRWMSRLGRKDAAVRLANRNLRIVWVLLQNDQTYRRQPADGQQATMSH; encoded by the coding sequence ATGAAAAAGCATACTTCGATTGATCAATCTTTGTCTTCTGCCGATTTATCGGCCTGCACTACCGTGGCGGTCGACCTGGCCAAGCATGTTTTCCAGCTCGCCGGCGAAGACGCCCTCGGCAAGGTGCATTATGAGCAGCGGATCAAGTCGCGCGAGGCGTTCTACGAGTTTCTCCGCCAGCTGCCGCCTCATGTCGTGGTCCTGATGGAGACCGGCCCGGGCGCTCAAGCTTGGGCCCGGCAGTTGCAGGATCAAGGCAACCTGGCGCGGATCCTTCCTGCCGGTCTGGTGGCCAAGCATCGCAGCGGCCCTAAAAATGATCGTAACGATGCGCTGGCAATCCTGCGTGCCGGTCGCGACGAAAAGATCTGCGCAGTGCCGGTCAAAAGTGTCGCAGCGCTGGCCATGCAGGCACTGCATCGCGCTCGTCAAGGTTACGTGCGTCGCCGCACCGCCGTGAGTAATCAGATGCGCGGCCTGCTGCTTGAGCACGGGATTGCGCTGGCACAGGGCGACGTCGCGATCAGCCAGAGAATCCCGCGGATATTGGAGGATGCCACTCAGCCGGTGCCTGCCATGTTGCGCGAACTGATCGACGAACTGTTGGCCGAGTGGCGCCATTTGGGCGAGCGCATCAACGTCCTGACGGGACGCCTGGAAGTGGCCGCGAACGCCGACAAGACAGCCAAACGGTTGATGACTGTGCGCGGTATCGGCCCAATCACCGCTACGGCGCTGGTGGCCAAGGAAACCAAGCCTGAGCGTTTTCCCAATGCTCGCATGTTCGCCGCGTACTTCGGCATGGTCCCTGATCAGCACAGCAGCGGGAAGACGATTCAACTGGGGGACATGACCAAGCGAGGCGATAGCTATTTGCGCAGCCTGATGATCCAGGGTGCCCACGCGGTATTGCAGCAGTTGCGACCTGATTCCCAACAGCCCGACGACCGCCGTTTGTTGCGCTGGATGAGCCGATTGGGCCGCAAGGACGCAGCGGTCAGGTTGGCCAATCGCAACCTGCGCATCGTCTGGGTGCTTTTACAGAATGACCAGACTTATCGTCGCCAGCCCGCCGACGGCCAGCAAGCGACGATGAGCCACTGA